The genome window CGAACCGGCAGCGGCTGGCCGCGTGCTCGGTGGGCTTCGCCGGGAAGATGCGGCAGAACCGCGGGCCCGGGGTCATCCCGTACACGGTGACGGACCCCGGGGACGACCCGGTGCGGCCGCGCCCGGGCACGCTGCGGTACGGCGCGACGGTGCTGGGCGGGAAGGTGTGGATCACCTTCCAGAGGGACATGCACATCAGGCTGGCGCAGCCGCTGTTCGTGAAGAGCTTCACGGCCATCGACGGGCGCGGCGCCGACGTGCACATCGCCGGCGGGGCGGGCATCGTGCTGCACCGGGTGAGCAGCGTCATCATCCACGGGCTGCACATCCACGGCTGCCGCTCGCAGCCGGAGGGCCTGGCCGTCAGGCCCGGCGGCGCCGTGCAGCCGGCCGGCGGCATGGACGGCGACGCCATCCGGCTGGTGTCGAGCGCCAAGGTGTGGATCGACCACAACTCGCTGTCGCGGTGCGAGGACGGGCTGCTGGACGTGACGGTCGGATCCACCGACGTGACCATCTCCAACAACTGGTTCTTCAACCACGACAAGGTCATGCTGCTCGGCCACGACGACGGCCACGCCGAGGACCGACGGATGCGCGTCACTGTCGCGTTCAACCGGTTCGGGCCGAGCGTCAACCAGCGCATGCCGAGGTCTGTACCTGACCAATAACGTTGTGACATGTTCGATCGTCGGTTCGGCCTTGCACCATTTTAAGTTCTTCTCGCGTTCTGCAGGATTAGGCATGGCTACGCTCACGTTGTGAACAATGTATACTTGGGATGGAAAGACTACGCCATTGGAGGAAGCATGGGACCAAGCGTCAAGAGCCAGGGCAACCTGTTCGTGGCCTCCGCCGCAGCAGATAACAAGAAGGTCTCTCACAGTTTCAGCTTTTATCAGTCATTCAGTCTTCTTGTCGTCTGCAGCTTCTGTATGTACTACGTCGTAATCTGTTTCTCTTGATCAGGTGACGAGAAGGATGCCGGTCGCGGGGAGGGAATGGGACTGGGCCTCCATCGGGGACTCCTTCCTGAACGGCGCTGTCTTCAAGCAGACGGGTAGCAGGGTGCGGCCGAATTACAACAAGCACCAGGCCTTCGCGGCAGCCAGCTCCAACCAAGTGAAGTCGCTGACCAAGGATGCCGGCGTTCTCA of Zea mays cultivar B73 chromosome 8, Zm-B73-REFERENCE-NAM-5.0, whole genome shotgun sequence contains these proteins:
- the LOC103636583 gene encoding pectate lyase 1, encoding MASKEVLAIVFLSILLHGAVTTKVVDGANVIDRCWRGQPNWAANRQRLAACSVGFAGKMRQNRGPGVIPYTVTDPGDDPVRPRPGTLRYGATVLGGKVWITFQRDMHIRLAQPLFVKSFTAIDGRGADVHIAGGAGIVLHRVSSVIIHGLHIHGCRSQPEGLAVRPGGAVQPAGGMDGDAIRLVSSAKVWIDHNSLSRCEDGLLDVTVGSTDVTISNNWFFNHDKVMLLGHDDGHAEDRRMRVTVAFNRFGPSVNQRMPRIRHGYAHVVNNVYLGWKDYAIGGSMGPSVKSQGNLFVASAAADNKKVTRRMPVAGREWDWASIGDSFLNGAVFKQTGSRVRPNYNKHQAFAAASSNQVKSLTKDAGVLRCSVGSAC